Proteins encoded in a region of the Prionailurus bengalensis isolate Pbe53 unplaced genomic scaffold, Fcat_Pben_1.1_paternal_pri Un_scaffold_68, whole genome shotgun sequence genome:
- the LOC122478462 gene encoding protamine-like: MSVVVVPSVSAAAPCPRDWTWVYGLQSPPPPRLLLSRRSSSRRRRSRCCRSSRSHSSRRGRRSSRRSSSRHSPRRRSSRSSSRRRRSRRRRSRSAPAAAAVAAAARTAAAAAASTRKRCSRSRPEPRGRRCRCP; encoded by the exons ATGTCTGTGGTCGTGGTTCCCAGTGTGTCCGCGGCAGCCCCCTGCCCCCGAGATTGGACATGGGTGTATGGT CTGCAGTCACCGCCACCGCCGAGGCTGCTGCTCAGCCGCCGCAGTAGCAGCCGCAGGAGGCGCAGCCGCTGCTGCCGTAGCAGCAGGAGCCACAGCAGCAGGCGCGGCCGACGCAGCAGCCGCAGGAGCAGCAGCAGGCACAGCCCCCGCCGCCGCAGCAGCCGCAGTAGTAGCCGCAGGCGCCGCAGTCGCAGGCGCCGCAGCCGCTCAGCCCCCGCAGCAGCCGCAGTAGCAGCCGCAGCCCGcac agcagccgccgccgccgcctcgacCCGGAAGCGATGTAGCCGCTCCAGGCCCGAGCCCCGCGGCCGCCGCTGTCGCTGCCCTTGA